CTTTCTCAGTTGTTGTACTTGCTAATGATGAGTGGAAATTGCTCCGGCTGGGAGAGGTCAAGGAAGCAAACCATAAAATGAATATCAAATTCTTCCAAAGTCAAACTACTCACTCCATCCCAAGCCTTAGTCGAAGAAGTGCACCACCTTTGTATTGCTAGAAACATGATTTGGAGcagaccagctccagcaatgtTCTGTATAGCTGTAAAGTGAGTGTTCTGTAGCAGTAAATGTGACACCAATTGACCCATCTTGAATGAATTCTTCAGCAACTGAGAGCAGGCATGAACACTTGAAAGAAGGTCGATAGAATAAAAGGGAGATGTTCgagctaaaattaaaaagaaagtgaAATGTTTATGTTTACACAAAGAATCTTATGTGCAATGTGAGCAGTGAAAAATATGTTAAGTCTATTCATGAGCCTTGTCTGCACGTGCATAAAGAAATAGAAAAGAGTTATGGTTGTTGAGTATCGAGAACAAGATTAAGCTCAATCACATgaactatttttaaaatctttcaTAGTGCAGGCCTACAAGGTAGAAGATAACTAATCACTCAGTGTGGTCCTGGTTATGAGGAAAAAATGCAATTGGTTTATAGACATGGGAAAAGAGTAGCACTACTTTTCACTATACAAGCAATTCACACTACCAATAATACTATTGATCGTGACTTTCTGCTCCTACCTTCAGGGGGTCGCCACATCAAATCACTCACATGATTggtttggacatttttacaccggatgcccttcctgacgTAACTCCCAGCTTATCTACTGAGGCTTGGGCCAGCACTTGACAGCTCCATTCAGTGGCTCGGAAACCACAACATTGTAATTCATCTAAAATTTACGCCATGTTGAAAATGAAGGTTTCCAGTAAAAAACTGATGGTTCACATTCAAGAGATAACACATAAGTCCGATGACTGATCATATGTAGAATGTGCAAACTTTTAGGAAAATGTTATATAATTTGGTGTCTGTATTGACACGAAGCATTTACATTTTACTTAAATAATTAACATATTTGCTTCCCAcatattatttcattttgaagaCATCCATGATGTTTTCGAATCTAGACGTATTAGGAAGCGGTGTGAAAGTACATCAAttgtttgctgccatcttgtgtccTACTGCTACATTACAGTTAAGGGTTTAACTGATACCCGTTTTCCTGAGACTTAAATGcatgtcttcagtattgagtAGAAAAAGCTGTTGATTGTATAGACGATGTTATTTATAAGAACGCTCGACGGtgtaaaaacatttgttttctttttcaacgtcaaaataaatgtttatttatggcGATGATGTGCAGCGACGTACTCTGAGACAGAGAAGTGCGCTGTAAACTGAATCCGACAAAATTGCACAGTGaccaaaaacacacatacacacgggaTTCTCATAATATTATGTATTATATGTATGTTATACATGGTTCCTTTTAATGGAAACGCGAACGAGGAAGTGTGGTCATACAAAGTACGACGTCATGAATGTTTAACTTCcggcttcaaaataaaagtaaacaacaTAGGTTGCATTTGCGTTAACGTAGCCACTTGGAGAAGAGCAAGAAATTGATCATTACAGTATTTGATTTATATTTTACTACCCATAGAATACTgtgcagttgttgtttttttaaaccgacaTGTCATAAAAGAGTGAAGTTCTTCCATTTTAAAGCGGCCGGTCCGGTAGTGACGTTGTGTAGCGCGTGTTCACTTCCAGACCGGTAGACTAGATAAtattgcgtgtgcgcgcgcggaGTGCAAAAGTATTGTTCGTGACTGTTATGTTGGTTATAGCTAAATGACCGCCGTTCTCTTCAATCATGAACAGGACGCAGCTGAAGCGGTCCAATATTCTTAGGATGGCTGGTGTGGAAATGGTGGACCATGACGGACTCGGGGAGACCTTTTTTATACGAGCTGCGAGGATAGCAGCGGTGGTAGCCTTGTACTGGTTCGTCTCCATAACAATGGTGTTCCTCAATAATCACCTACTGGACAATCGCGACCTGGACGCGCCGCTGTTTGTGACCTTCTACCAGTGTGTTGTGACTGTGGCACTCTGCTGGCTGATGCAGCTGTTGTCTGCCGTGTGCCCACAATTGATCGACTTCCCGTCGGTCAAATTTGACGTTAAGACGTCCCGCGAAGTTTTGCCCTTGTCGGTGGTGTTTATCAGCATGATAACCTTCAACAATCTTTGCCTGAAACATGTCGGAGTGGCCTTCTACACTGTGGGACGTTCCCTCAGCACTGTATTTAATGTGCTGCTGTCATATGTGATCCTGAAACAGACCACTTCCGTCAGAGCCATATTGTGCTGTGGGATCATTCTAGGTAATTTGGCTCATGTTTCACTAACTCTTTATATAAAACGGACGTGTTCGGAAATCTGAACTGGTCTTGTGATCATCAATAACAATAAATATGAcactacaaaaaacaacaataataataatatatcctCCCGTCTAccaaccagcaattcaaatttgtcctctgtagtggacctttttaaacctacCTTTGATTGCCTAATAAAAGAAAacggcttccctcagtgcaagcactttaaAGGGAAGCGGAAAAGTACcggtaagtgtataacactttttattgaagaaatttaggctttaaatgttgttagcatgttttctataagacttttaagaacacattaaagtattgtttgaattattttaactgtatttgagcctaccatgtaagtttaaaaaaaaaaagtcctctgtagtggacacatagcttaaaaataaaaacttttttgtatttcaaaaatttcttttgcagtattccagttacttcacaaaaattggagaatatcaaaataaacatgattgagcACTAATTTTTTTCTGGTAGTGAGGAGGATATTTGTTTAACTTTCTTAATTTATAGCACCACGTCATAGAGGAACATGAATAATCTTTCATTACAGGGTTAACAAATAGGCTACCAGACTTACGTTGTTTTTGCCCCAACCTGAGGTAACGTATCActgtcaaaaaaatgtaaatggaacACAATTTAAAAGTAACCAAGtcttacagggtgacccaaaaagatgcgtacccatattttattcgataaaaaatcaattttttaacgaatgtcttttctgttgcaggacgtgaaaggtgaacctatggatgatcatttgcagctatagttgccctgaaaatgtcttggacaaatcagcagaagatattctccctggagacctattttgcgacaaaatcataccagagtgtacagattcagtttggaaagcgtttccattgtcgcaactttccatcaaaatcaacgattgttagttggattaagaagttcagagagcatgggactgtagtgggcctatgttctaaagccacagggggaacttattcaggcaggaagaagagtgcaaggacaggagaaaacattgctgcagtgagggactcagtaggacgcagccctaggaaatcagtgcgtagacgcagccaagaactcggaatgacaagggagtcactgcggcgtgttcttacgtctgatctgcacctatacccatacaagatccaaataaagcaaaaattaactgatgctgacaaggaaaagcgagtaacaatgtgtgaatggttctgtaatgtgcttgaaaatgatgaaaactttcttgagaacgtttggttctcagaactgaactctgaacttcttaatccaactaacaatcgttgattttgatggaaagttgcgacaatggaaacgctttccaaactgaatctggacactctggtatgattttgtcgcaaaataggtctccagggagaatatcttctgctgatttgtccaagacattttcagggcaactatagctgcaaatgatcatccataggttcacctttcaggtcctgcaacagaaaagacattcgttaaaaaattgattttttatcgaataaaatatgggtacgcatctttttgggtcaccctgtatttttACTCAGTGGCACAATGGAGCATTTTCCAATTTCAGGGCCCTATTTTTACCACCCTTGTAAAAAATAAGTTTAAaacatttactttggtatttctTATAGTGCAGCTGTAGTCTCAGTGCTTGTGAGGGCTTTCTGGGACAAGTGTGCACACACTCTAACCAGGGATGTGGCTGTGTCAATTAACCGATTACATTTAAACTCACCTTCTTGTGGCAGACGGGAGTCAACACACTTTCTACTAGGGCTCGGtagtgggtatcgattctaatttcctctgttgattcgatttcgattcataggagttcagtttgattaaatgcatatttttttaatccgattcacttcagttcaatctGGTATTAATTATGacaaaaagagatattaaaataattgtctcgAAAAGGAAATTTGATTCggttttgatttattattatttttttacccagcCATACTTTCCAACATTTAAAGTGGCTCTGATTagcttcatttcttttatttgcaTTCCTGAATCATCTTGGGTCACATTTAGTtgggaaaaatgttttgaaatgaatTATTAGGCATAACTGACATTTGGACAGGGCTATGAAAACATCATCTTGCTTGTGTTGTTTCTCAGGTGGATTCTGGCTCGGTGTGGACCAGGAAGGCATGGCGGGCTCCCTCTCCTGGTCAGGGGTCTTCTTTGGTGTGGTCGCCAGTGCCTGTGTGTCTCTTAATGCTATATTCACCAAGAAAGTGATGCCTGCGGTGGATGGAAATATCTGGAAGCTATCATACTATAACAATATCAATGCATGTATCCTCTTCCTCCCACTCATTCTTGTGTTTGGAGAGGTGGGGCGTGTCGCTAGCTTCAACCGACTCACTGATCTGTCGTTTTGGGGCATGATGACACTTGGAGGAATGTTTGGGTTTGCCATCGGCTATGTCACAGGCTTGCAGATCAAGTATACCAGCCCGCTGACGCACAATGTCTCAGGGACTGCAAAAGCCTGTGCTCAGACTGTCATCGCAGTGGTGTACAACTCTTccagtaaaagccttctgtgGTGGACCAGTAACATGTTGGTTCTAGGTGGTTCTTCAGCCTACACATGGGTCAAGAGCCGAGAAATGAAGAAGACTGCCCCCAGGCCTCAGGATTTCGCCAAAGAAAAATTGCTATTTGGGGAGAAAGGAAACACAGGGGTTTAGTACatttcataaaaatgtttttttttaaacaaataagtaATCTTAGAATTTTATTTTGTCTGCTTCAGATTTTATTGTTTGCATTTATGACGTGAATGCACTTTTGTAGGCGTTTGGGTTTTTGTCATACTGTGGATTTGTGATTTTATGTCGCTTTCtgtaatgtattttatatttttgtaattaatgcTATTACTGTATAGTGATCTCTTGACATGCAAGTTTAATTCATTACATACCCAGCTTGTAAcataaaggcgcagtctgccggattcactcaggaaaatgcactttttaaatacaggatgtacacacttttaactttctctcagtctacacatctgtgtttatgttaatctttggtggtgattttgtccaaaccagcctgtattttgccattttgtctttgttttgtaaacagcgggacgtttctgtggaaagacagtgtttacacccctccagccaatcgcagggggtgtcgtgtcgcaaacggggccggcgaacgtgtcagctgcgtgacgtcactcccgcggcaatttgaaagcacgcacggattattatttttcttcactcactcattcattcacacacgtaagcttctgtgagtgagtgagtgagtggaaaaaaaaaaaatccgtgcgtgctttcaaattgccgcgggagtgacgtcacgcagccgacacgttcacccggccccgtttgcgacatggcaccccccgctctgcgattggctggagtggtgtaaacactgtctttttccacagaaacgtccctctgtttacaaaacaaacacaaaatggcaaaatacaggctggggggtgggggtttaggacgaaatcagcaccaaagattaacataaacacagatgtgtagactgagagaaagttagtgtgtacatcctgtatttaaaaagtgcattttcctgagtgaatccagcAGACAGCCCTTTAATTTACTCTTgattttgcaacaaaaaaaaaaaaagacagcaatggttctatcaaaaaaacaaaaacaaaaaaaaacacgcaagtTCATGAGTCAAGGTACGAATTTATGTTCACTTCTACAATCACTTTTGTACCGGACTAAACTAGCAAAGTGTATGTCTTCACCAGagagtaaaaatgtattttgtaaacatttcgaataaaagtttgtgttttttgttgagcTTTGACACTGAAATCAAAAGTCAgcataaatgtgtttttcaatcACCCATGTTCTCTGTGAGGTTAATATTTATGGGGTAAAATTCTAGACCGTATACTCACGACACACTGAACAGTTGCACAGGTTGGGAGAAGCCAGGTTCAGAAAGTGAAAAACCCTTCCACAGATTGGCTCCACAGGTGTTTCTaatcaactggcaggtaaacaagcttgtCTCCATCTTTTGACTACAAGCACCTGTGACTAAGAccaaactgtttcagggtttttaACGTTCTGGACCGGATCCCCCAACCCTGATTTTAAATCTTCACTTAACCCAGTGTTTCTCAGAGCACACTATGCAGCCTGTTTTCCCATGTCTCCCTATTCTTAAcacaggtgattccaatgacagctcatcagcaagctctagagaagcctgataacaatacTCACCTGCATGTGAAttgagagacatggaaaacaggctggatagtgtggcccgaggaccagggttgagaaacactgacttaaccaaacatgcatgtttttggaacatGGGAGGAAGTCAGAATGCATAAAACTGACAGAAGTACGGGTATAACACAAAAACTGAAATTGAACTCCCGAAACTCAACTGTGAGGCAGGTGAGCTATACTATTCTTGTCATGGTAATGTGAACAATCAAAGCAATCCCTGCTAGTGTTGTCATATATTTTCCAAAATATAGCAGTagtttttacacacacatcactaTGGGGGGCCCAATCTGCCTCAAAATGCTTTTACATCACTCGAGGTCGAGGCACAGATCTCTAAcgcaaatatttcaaaaatgtacttttttattcaatttgatTATATAGTACTGAAAGCGATTTTTGTGTAAAGAAATAACGTTGAGTTAGGATATTGACGATATAAAGAATggaataattttatttgattgatgGGCATTTACGTTGCAACAGTCTGTCAGGGCCTcatgggatatatatatatatatatatatatatatatatatatattcattgcATTTTTAGCAGTGGAATAAGTAATTATGAAAGGATGGTTTTAGACGAAGATGGGAGCACTATGAAAAAGTAattacagggggaaaaaaaaaaactgcattcaCTGTTGTCATTCTGCACAATGCCACTTGATGGCAGTACCACTTCACTTTAGTCGCTGGTACAACCAGCGCTGACTCATTGTATAAAACTATGAGGAATTTTTGCTAAAACCTCATTTTACAATGAAGAATAGGCCTACATTTTGCAATTATCTCCCCCACCCACAATTATTCTCCATACAAAATAAACCTCAATATGCATGATGCTAAgttaaataaaagtcaaacaaagatggtagttttgtttttctaaagcATTTCTATAAAAAGACAAAGCCAAGCCTTTTGTGTTTACCTTTCATTTGCTCTCAGTATTTTTCCAGCAACTATTTTTCAATggctcaagcaaaaaaaaattccacttaGAGTCCCATCTGTCATCTGTCAAGTTGACAAACACAGAGAAACAAATAGATCCCGTATGCAGTCTATGCATTTCTATGGAAAATGATACTTGTGGATAAATTGGCTGTAGGTGTTTTGACCGTTTCATCCAAGAATCACAATTTTATGCTTTTCTTGGAACCTTACACAGCTTAGAACATCTAAAAATGCTCACAGAATTCATAGAAATCCAAATGGTGGGTTGCTATTAATGTTGTTTTGCGAGTGAGGATCACATTTCTCTATTACTACTACATAGAATTCATAGAAATTCAAATGGAGGCTTGCCATTAATGTTGTTTTGCGGGTTAGTATCACATCTCTGCAAACTAGCCAAAGTCCATGTCCATGGTTATTAAAGAGGCTGCCTGCCTGTCTCTTTTGTATTCAAATTGAATCTGCTCAAATGTCTTATTAATAACTCCAACAGGATGTTCAGCGCAACTACGATATGGACATTTGATAGAAATGTGAGCAAGCCTGCAGAAGGCTTCATTCAGGGTCACTAAATGGAGAGTTGAAATGGAGAGCACTGACCATGTGTTTTGCATAGCGGATTTGTGCTCAGCTTCCATGGGAAGAGTACTATTCAATCTCCAAAACAGTACGTTGCGTTATTATGATTAATTATCTCCATTTGTTGTCTGCTATGGGTGTCTGACCTTGTCTGAGTTGGTCCAGTGAGCATGTGGGCTTTCCGGTTCTCTGATAATTTATGCGTTTTGTTCTCATGTTTCTGTGTTTATCATGAATATTATCTCGCACTAAGAATAATTAGTAGCAAAgggggtcgttttttttgtttttgtttttttattgtaaatatgTATAGTAGGCCTATGTGTGCACCAAGGCATATTTGCAAGTGAGGTCAGACGTCCGTGAGTTCCCATGCAGACTGTCCAATGGGCTGTCATTGAGGAACACACTGAGAGGATTTGCTAAACATAGCTCTTACTCCTAAGAGACAGACACCTGCCGCGTTTCTTTGCAGCGTCGAGCAGAATTCTAAGACGGAACGATCAAACAATGAAATGGAATTTTGCCAAAATCTGTAACTTGCAGAGAAAATAAGCATGAAAATAGGGATGCATAGCATAAGGCTGGAAGTTTATTGATTTAACACAAAACAGTTCTTGCAGTAGGTGAGTTAGTACTGAAGATGCAGGATacaaccacaacaaaaaaacacccacacaaaaaatatatttttttattatttaatggggatttatttatttatgtatgtatttattattaattttgcatGCCATTTATCGTGAAGAACACCTCTTGCAGACCTAAGAAGATATACAGTACCGCCTGTTCCCACGTTTGAACTCTCCACCCTGTCTAAGCATCAGGCGCATGTGCCGGGGAATTGTATACACACTCATTGGAGCTTGCAAATAGGGAGGTGCAAGGATATCTGTATGTAGCAGAGTTTTTCAGCTACGGCATTACTtgcaggaataataataataataataataattgccaaATAGGGGCCTATTAGCCAAACAGCTTAAAAACTAGTTGCACATatcttaagttaaaaaaaaaactacaaatttgAAGAAGACAAGACACCCAACAGGTGAGCAAGTTTCTTTGGGAGTTTATGGAGCCAAATAAGCAGCAAACGGGTTTCTCCCACAAAATTTTAATTTGGCAATATGTGATCTTGCATTAGTGAAGGGAGGGTGTCTGGATACTTCAAATGCATTATGGTTAGATTTTTCCTACATTCATATTCTGTATTAGGTATATCAATTGTAGCACATTGTAGTACAGTATTAAGTATCGTTTCTGGTCACGAACTTTAAAGGTACACGTTTGCACTCCCCCACTGAGTGAAGGTTCAAGTGCAGGTCAGATCACGAAACTGGTAAATGCTTACGTTTGAGatctttaagttaaaaatatatatatttggctaATACTCCACAAATATCAATGGTGAATTGAAAGTGGTGTTATCTTTGCACCTGATAGAATTTCTTTAAGCAGAGCAAAGAGATGTTGATCTTCATTACACTCCATGTTTGCCAGAAGATAGAAGTTAATCCATATATTCAAATATCATTGTAATggaacgttttttttattttattttttttatttttatttcaacatggCTAAGTATGTTGGAGCCATACCCACATCAGATAAATCCCATGATAAATGATTGTTTTATCCATAAATAATGCTAAAATTTTTTTGCTTGTAATAGAACATAGaacttttttttaccatttaataCCAGGTTTTATTTTCCATGAATTTGAGATTTTGTTACTTTGATTTGGCCTCTTTTTCTTTGTGATTGTTTGTTGGATTGTAATTTGTTAGTCTTGGTTATTACGAGCCAGAATCACGCTCATCATcttaaaatacagtaattgtttgctgtccagtttttttttttcagtcatgcCACTGTAAAAATTGTTACATGCAGttcattgaaattaataattgccattcaaaacataaatgatagataaatagatatagataaagttattgatttgattgtgaaaaacatttattttgcattggcAGACATCAGGTTTGGTTTGTACGGAACTAAATGTACGCCCAAAGGacccaaaataaagtttttgatttccttgcaattattattttgcaatttttttttcttcatgcccTCCATTTAGTTTGAGTCAAATGGATTGGCGCATGCGCATTGAAAACGACAGCACATCAGTACCACCATTGTTCTGTAGCTGTAGCCATTTAAGGTTATGCTATATTGTTGGGATTTGAGTGAGTGTTTTGAATTTGGTATTTTGAGGGTCAACTTTCACAAAGCTGTCTTTCATTTGATATTGTTTAAATACAGCTCAGATTGTATTGGGCTGTTACCACGTGTTTGTCCGGGCTCATTTTCTTGTTAGACaatctgttttgttgttgttgttgtttgacatCTTTCGAATGACTGCCCATGGGATTTTATAAATGGGATATTCTGCCTTTTCCATCATCTTCTTTCTCCTCCTCTCTCCATCTTCACCTCATCTCTAGTCCATATGTTGTATGTGGCtcatgttttaagattaataaatatattttgagtATACTCTGTTGGCCAAGCTTTGCATTGTTTATAAGATgagaaatacaaataaattttaTTCAGTCAAACTTCCCCAGATCAGTggactagtggtagagtgtctaccctgtGACTGGGAAGTCATGGATTCAATCCCTGGCTTGGTCAGCCCAAAAGACTATAAATGTGGGATCaatttgcctccctgcttgacactcagcattatgggttggaattgggaggttagatcaccaaatttTCCCCGAGCACAAGCCCCTGCTGCTGCTTGCTGACAGTCAGTGGTCTTTTACCtttctaaaatattatttggtTATACAGAAATGTAATTAACTGGTGTCAAAGTGAATatgttaattcagttaaaaGTAAATATATTAGTTTGGCTCAGTAACTAGAATGTACAGAAAATAATTTGGATCAAGGCAAAAAAGAATTATTGTTTACATCAATATGATAAAATGAGGTCATACGAAGTCACCCAATTTAGTTTCTGTGAAGTCAAAAATTTTAGATGCGatatctgttttttgttgttgttgtttttttaatataataaatataatttttacagTATGCGTTTAACCTCAGCTCTCGTTCATATGCTTGCCtgtctttcataaaaaaaaaaaaaaagttatgtttcAGCTTTCCCATTGCAGAAGCCTCATCATCCACGCAATGCAGTATTAGtctactgtacaatgaatagagcAAAACATTAGTCTACTTATTACTGAATAATGTCAAATGTGGTATTAATGTGAAACAAGGCAAAATACAGAAATTCGCCTGAAGAAACATTTA
Above is a genomic segment from Festucalex cinctus isolate MCC-2025b chromosome 4, RoL_Fcin_1.0, whole genome shotgun sequence containing:
- the slc35c1 gene encoding GDP-fucose transporter 1 isoform X2, translating into MNRTQLKRSNILRMAGVEMVDHDGLGETFFIRAARIAAVVALYWFVSITMVFLNNHLLDNRDLDAPLFVTFYQCVVTVALCWLMQLLSAVCPQLIDFPSVKFDVKTSREVLPLSVVFISMITFNNLCLKHVGVAFYTVGRSLSTVFNVLLSYVILKQTTSVRAILCCGIILGGFWLGVDQEGMAGSLSWSGVFFGVVASACVSLNAIFTKKVMPAVDGNIWKLSYYNNINACILFLPLILVFGEVGRVASFNRLTDLSFWGMMTLGGMFGFAIGYVTGLQIKYTSPLTHNVSGTAKACAQTVIAVVYNSSSKSLLWWTSNMLVLGGSSAYTWVKSREMKKTAPRPQDFAKEKLLFGEKGNTGV
- the slc35c1 gene encoding GDP-fucose transporter 1 isoform X1, with the protein product MVVLQVLRFPPTFQRHAWTQLKRSNILRMAGVEMVDHDGLGETFFIRAARIAAVVALYWFVSITMVFLNNHLLDNRDLDAPLFVTFYQCVVTVALCWLMQLLSAVCPQLIDFPSVKFDVKTSREVLPLSVVFISMITFNNLCLKHVGVAFYTVGRSLSTVFNVLLSYVILKQTTSVRAILCCGIILGGFWLGVDQEGMAGSLSWSGVFFGVVASACVSLNAIFTKKVMPAVDGNIWKLSYYNNINACILFLPLILVFGEVGRVASFNRLTDLSFWGMMTLGGMFGFAIGYVTGLQIKYTSPLTHNVSGTAKACAQTVIAVVYNSSSKSLLWWTSNMLVLGGSSAYTWVKSREMKKTAPRPQDFAKEKLLFGEKGNTGV